A single region of the Vicia villosa cultivar HV-30 ecotype Madison, WI linkage group LG4, Vvil1.0, whole genome shotgun sequence genome encodes:
- the LOC131600247 gene encoding uncharacterized protein LOC131600247, whose amino-acid sequence MESTFKFLISIIFFTLLINESSSCALNSLQIVQENTGALEQGKPVWKVSVINNCDCGQSQILLSCKGFQTVVQIDPLVLKMQGDNCLLFNGHLLSYKDIDAFEYAWDTSFPFAPVSAVTSPPPCHSPKN is encoded by the exons atggaATCCACATTCAAGTTCCTCATTTCCATAATCTTCTTTACCCTTCTTATCAATG aatcatcaagctgtGCATTGAACAGCCTTCAAATTGTCCAAGAAAATACTGGGGCACTTGAACAAGGCAAGCCTGTATGGAAGGTCTCAGTTATCAACAACTGTGATTGTGGACAAAGCCAAATACTTTTATCTTGTAAAGGTTTTCAAACTGTGGTACAAATTGATCCATTAGTCCTTAAAATGCAAGGAGACAATTGTCTCTTATTCAATGGCCATCTCTTGAGTTATAAAGATATTGATGCATTTGAATATGCATGGGATACATCCTTTCCTTTTGCTCCTGTAAGTGCTGTTACAAGTCCTCCTCCATGCCATAGCCCAAAAAATTAA
- the LOC131595869 gene encoding pentatricopeptide repeat-containing protein At5g04810, chloroplastic-like, with protein sequence MEALCFPLSSSHSHFSLHSKHHPSSFSLSTSTPISFSLKPPPDSNNSASPAPAPFRRPSKPLIIKTTTTPPPNPKPAPVSNPLRNPFHSSNPLTNKLWLTSKLSPPPPPPPPPPPLPCEAESEVAISDEEIEDGEGEGESSDDRTQFRQPGKIFVGNLPAWAKKQEVSEFFRQFGPIKTVILIRGHNNTATNAGFGFIIYDGETAESSAMKAVEFDGVEFHGRVLTVKLDDGKRWREKTVEREKWLRGSDEKEYRSTWHEERDGSRREFQKVIETEPENWQEVVRAFQRVKKPARKEYGLMIKYYARRGDKHHARQTFESMRARGIEPSSHVYSSLIHAYAVGRDMEEALHCVKKMKEEGIEMSIVTYSIIVGGFAKVGSADAADNWFKEAKERLPSLNAVIYGSIIYAHCQACKMDRAEALVREMEEQGIDAPIDIYHTMMDGYTIVGNEEKCLIVFERLKECGFSPSIVSYGCLINLYTKVGKISKALEISRMMKTLGIKHNMKTYSMLFNGFVKLKDWANAFSIFEDIAKVGLKPDVILYNNIVKAFCGMGKMDRAICIVKQMQRERHRPTTRTFLPIIHGFARTGETRKALEIFDSMRRSGCIPTVHTYNALILGLVEKGQMEKAVRILDEMNLAGISPNEHTYTTLMQGYASLGDTEKAFRYFTTLKNDGLEIDVYTYEALLKACCKSGRMQSALAVTKQMSAKKIPRNTFVYNILIDGWARRGDVWEAADLMLQMRKEGVQPDIHTYTSFINACCKAGDMRNATQIIEEMEARGIKPNLKTYTTLIHGWARAAFPEKALKCFEEMKVAGLKPDRAVYHCLMTSLLSRATVSQSYVYSGLLSICKEMIESEITVDMGTAVQWSRYLRKIERTGGELTEALQKTFPPDWISHNILAVNYEIETDDPVIDDHSDGDIVFYSSESDNDECTDDEDHGNDF encoded by the exons ATGGAAGCACTCTGTTTTCCATTATCCTCCTCACACTCACACTTTTCCTTACACTCCAaacaccatccttcttctttctctctctcaaccTCCACGCCCATTTCTTTCTCCCTAAAACCGCCTCCCGATTCCAACAACTCCGCCTCTCCCGCACCCGCCCCCTTCCGCCGTCCCTCTAAACCCCTCATAATCAAAACCACAACCACTCCTCCCCCTAACCCTAAACCCGCACCAGTTTCAAATCCTCTCAGAAACCCCTTCCATTCCTCCAATCCCCTCACTAACAAGCTGTGGCTCACTAGCAAACTATctcctccaccaccaccaccacctcctcctcctccgctGCCGTGTGAAGCGGAATCAGAGGTTGCAATCTCAGACGAGGAAATTGAAGATGGAGAAGGCGAAGGTGAGAGCTCCGACGACCGGACTCAGTTCCGGCAGCCAGGGAAAATCTTTGTAGGAAACTTGCCAGCGTGGGCGAAGAAACAAGAGGTTTCGGAATTCTTCCGGCAATTCGGACCGATAAAAACTGTGATTTTGATCAGAGGTCACAATAACACCGCTACGAACGCTGGATTTGGGTTTATTATTTATGACGGAGAAACGGCGGAGAGTTCGGCCATGAAGGCGGTGGAATTCGACGGTGTTGAGTTCCATGGAAGAGTCTTGACAGTGAAACTTGATGATGGGAAGAGGTGGAGGGAGAAAACGGTTGAGAGGGAAAAGTGGTTGCGTGGGAGTGATGAGAAGGAGTACCGGTCCACATGGCATGAGGAGAGGGATGGTTCCAGGAGAGAGTTTCAGAAGGTTATAGAAACCGAGCCGGAGAATTGGCAGGAGGTTGTTCGTGCTTTTCAAAGAGTTAAGAAG CCCGCTAGAAAAGAATATGGCTTGATGATTAAATATTATGCACGACGAGGGGACAAGCATCATGCACGTCAGACATTTGAGAGCATGCGAGCGAGAGGAATTGAGCCATCTTCACATGTGTACAGCAG TCTTATTCATGCTTATGCAGTTGGTAGAGACATGGAAGAAGCATTACACtgtgttaaaaaaatgaaagaagaggGCATTGAAATGAGTATAGTGACATACAGTATAATTGTGGGGGGATTTGCTAAAGTAGGCAGTGCTGA TGCTGCAGATAACTGGTTTAAGGAGGCCAAAGAGAGGCTTCCATCTTTAAATGCTGTCATTTATGGTAGCATAATTTATGCACACTG TCAAGCTTGCAAAATGGATCGAGCTGAAGCATTGGTGAGGGAAATGGAAGAACAAGGGATAGATGCTCCTATTGACATATATCATACCATGATGGATGGTTATACAATAGTTGGCAATGAAGAGAAATGCTTAATTGTGTTTGAAAGACTTAAG GAATGTGGTTTTTCTCCCTCGATTGTCAGCTATGGTTGTCTTATTAATCTTTACACCAAG GTAGGAAAAATTTCTAAAGCGTTGGAGATTAGCAGAATGATGAAAACTCTTGGTATAAAACATAACATGAAGACCTACTCTATGTTGTTCAATGGGTTCGTTAAGTTGAAAGATTGGGCCAATGCATTCTCCATATTTGAGGACATTGCTAAAGTTGGTTTGAAGCCAGATGTAATACTTTACAATAATATTGTAAAAGCTTTTTGTGGGATGGGTAAAATGGATCGTGCCATTTGTATTGTGAAGCAAATGCAAAGGGAGAGGCATAGACCCACTACACGCACATTTTTGCCCATTATACATGGTTTTGCTAGAACTGGAGAGACGAGGAAAGCCTTGGAGATTTTTGATTCGATGAGAAGGAGTGGCTGCATTCCTACTGTACACACATACAATGCTCTTATTCTTGGCCTTGTTGAGAAGGGTCAG ATGGAAAAAGCTGTACGAATATTGGATGAaatgaatttagctggtattagCCCAAATGAGCACACGTACACAACTCTTATGCAAGGTTATGCTTCGCTGGGCGATACTGAAAAGGCTTTTCGGTATTTTACGACATTGAAGAATGATGGCCTGGAGATTGATGTATATACTTATGAGGCATTGTTGAAGGCATGCTGCAAGTCAGGCAGAATGCAGAGTGCCCTAGCTGTCACAAAACAAATGAGTGCAAAGAAGATTCCAAGAAACACCTTTGTCTACAACATTCTAATTGATGG ttgGGCTCGGAGAGGTGATGTTTGGGAAGCTGCGGACCTGATGCTACAGATGAGAAAGGAAGGCGTTCAACCGGATATTCATACCTACACTTCTTTTATAAATGCTTGTTGTAAAGCTGGGGATATGCGG AATGCCACACAGATTATTGAAGAAATGGAAGCACGTGGTATAAAACCAAACCTCAAAACCTACACTACTCTTATACATGGTTGGGCACGTGCTGCTTTTCCAGAGAAAGCCTTGAAGTGTTTTGAAGAGATGAAAGTGGCTGGATTGAAACCAGACAGAGCAGTTTATCACTGTCTTATGACATCTTTGCTATCCAGAGCTACCGTTTCTCAATCGTATGTTTATAGTGGACTCTTGTCTATATGTAAAGAGATGATAGAATCTGAAATTACTGTTGACATGGGAACTGCAGTCCAATGGTCGAGATATTTGCGCAAAATTGAAAGAACTGGAGGAGAACTGACTGAAGCCCTACAAAAGACATTTCCTCCTGATTGGATCTCGCATAACATTCTTGCTGTCAACTATGAAATAGAAACTGATGATCCTGTAATTGATGATCACAGTGATGGTGATATTGTATTTTATTCCAGTGAAAGTGATAATGATGAGTGCACAGATGACGAAGATCATGGTAATGATTTTTAA